The window AACGACCCGTATACAAGTTGGCCGCACAAAAAGCTCATTTGATGATAAATGAAGGCGTAACAGCAGCGTGTTTGTAACAGTGTCTTTATTTGTACATGATGTGAGTCTTCCCTGAGACAAGTGCTGGGAAAACCATCAAAAGAACCTTTGTGAAAATGCATACATCCATTTGGGAACTAATTGATCAGGTTCAAACCGGCTGACCAAACTGCAGTCGCCATTCACCCAACAAATAATGTGACTCTGGTCTATTCACAGTATTGGATTGTAGTCTGAAATGTTGTCACTTTGATTTGTAGTGTAAAAAGCACGGTTAGGGGTAAGGGCTtggggtttagggttaggggtgtgtgtgtataatatatatatataattatataaaaaTTATATAAGAATCATTACCACTTCATCTGCTTTCCAGTTCATAATGTAGTAAACTCCTTCAAAACAAGCCCTCACGTGTTAAatagattttttgttttacatctttaaaaaaaatggctacTTTTGAAAATGTACAGGGTGATTGAAAAGTCACAATCTTTTAAAATACTCATTTTCTTAAATATATGAGAATTATTTTTGTCTtcgttttctttattttatataaTCTAATCTGTAATTAAATCTGGCCAGTTGCCAGTTCCGCTTGGGCAAATGTTTaaatttcaatttaattataAGATGGAGTCCTTCCACATTCTGTAGTTTAGGTAACGGAACTAATGCTACATGCTAACTTTTCTTTTCATATCAGTTTcttgcaaaaaacaaacaaaaaaaaaacaatagataaaaattacaataaatgaataatttatTATGTACTTGAAAGAAGAGGGGACATTTTACTTACtctgtattatttaaaaaaatttgaaatttttcttaaagaaaaaaaaattacaagaaGACACCAAAACATGGCGACGACATTTTCTGCTGTCCAAGTCTCTGTCTCCATGGTGAGACATCCATCTTGTCCCTGCACTTTTGGACATCCTTCAGGATTCACTAATGTGTTCGCGTGATCATCTTGAGACGAGCCTGGTCGATGACATCCAGCAGGTTCTTGGCATCCACAGCGAGGGCGTGCGCCGCCATTAGCATCTGCTTTTTGTAGTCCTTCTGCAAGCTGCAAACAAAGACGAGACGAGCGCCACATCAACACCGAGACAAaggcgagaaaaaaaagtcagtgcgGCGCTCACCTAGTCATAACGTACTGCTGCGCCAGCTTCATCTTGGCGATCAGCTCTGCCAGGTCAGAATTGAGCAGCTTCTGGGCCATCTCGATCTATGGCGGGTGGGATGATGTCCCATGATAATGAAATTAAGTTTATTTCAGTCGCTCTATGCAAAAAATGCTGACAAAGGTGACATCTGCATTGCAAGCTTTGGTTTTGTGTCAGCTGTGTGCTTTTACCTCTCGGTGGGTGCTTGCGGGCAGTACGGGAATGGTCTCATCCACAGTGGCCAGCAAAGTTCTCAACGCCAGACCCACTTCCTGCAAAACGCACGCACATACAAGCTCAGCAAAAGTCTCTAAATGTCCCACGGAATATTGACTAGCCCCGCTCACCTTGACCATGGGCACATACTCCTCGGGCGCCGCCGGCTGGATCCGGTTGGACATCTCAATAACCGACTTGACCAGCGCCGTCACGTTTTCGTACACTTTGTCGTTGGAGCGATCCAGGTTGGCTGTGGGGGGCGGGCTGATCTCCTGGGGCTGTAACTGCGCCAGATAAAGAAATAGATGATGGTGATGAATAAAATGGAATGAGAGAAAGATGGGGTAGATGAAAGGAGATATAGCAGAGATGGATCATCATGTGGATAGATACAGATTCAGAGATTTGGAGATAGATATACAGACCTAGAGAACtatacacaaaataagacacagACTCTACATTATATTTCCTACCACTATTGCTAGAACCAATACTGATTATGACTCCAGAAATAACAGTGGAACCTCCAATGTAAACTAAATCAAAATACGCCTCACCAATGACATGACAACTCTTGGTGtttgggctagggttaggggttaggccTAGGATTAGGGTTTCAGAGTAGTTTTATAACtacggttagggtttcaaagtagggtttaaaactagggctAGGCTTTCAACACAGGATTTAAACTAGAATTAGGGTTTCATAGTCAGGTTTAacactagggttagggtttcaaagtaggatttAAACGAgggtttagggtttcaaagtaggatttaaaactagggttaggggttcAAAGTAGGCTTTAACctaggattagggtttcaaagtagggtttaaaactagggtttcaaagtagggtcttAAGCtaaggttaaggtttcaaagaaGGATTTAACCAGTCTTCCTCTTGTAATTTTCCATGGTAGTCATTATGCTTTCAGCTACTTACTAAGCTGAATTACTTTCGAATCTGCTTGGTAAAACTAGAACATGTTTGAGGAGCCAGACGCTTTCCTATGTGGCAATAAATTGAAATTGTACCACTGTTGGAGGCCTTACACGATGGAGGGACCACCTTTTTCAAGGGCCCTAAAAGTatttggaggttccactgtatttgGCATTCTTCAATTATTCACCAAATGCATTCTTCAATTATTCACCAAATGAGTTCCCAGACTACTGAATCACTACGCTAGGACGCACGGATCTTCTTACCCTCCACGGCTATTTGGGgagacatggggggggggggcgttgagGAGAGAACGAGGGACAACAAGTTAGCCCAAATGCTGTTAGGCGTTAGCATGAGATGGCAGCGGCACCACACATTCGTCAACTTGTGAGCAGGACATACGTACGTACCTTCACGCCCTCATTGTAGCTATCGACGGGGCCGAGGACGGACAGGTTGCTCAGGTGGGCGGGGGCTCCGGGCCGGGGAGGCTTCTTTGGTGGAGCCACGTGTTCTAAAAGACAAACagcagcaaaaaacaaaaatattaccAAGCGTAGGAGGTCTATGATTTGCTACTCGCAGTAGCAACTTAAACATGGGTGTGGCCAACTTCACATCATTTGTCTGCTTCTTCCTACCTGGTTTACCCACAGGCTGGTAGATATGCTGGCTTCCACCCTGCACAAAGAGGCAACGGCACACACGACAGGGTCAGGGAGGGGCAGGTTGAGCATTTGGTGGCATCTCTGTGGTCACCAACTGAAGAAGAAACTTGCATATGGAAAGAGAAGCACTGACCGGCGCCTGGAGCGTGCCGTCCTCTCGTTCGATGCTCCCTCGGCTGTTCCTGGGCTCAGTCTTCTGGAGAAAAACCACAACTTTTATTAGATACTATGTTGCGCTAgagcagcagcaaaaaaaaaaaaggaaacaatgtCTCCCTGGTTCTGTCCCTTTGCCCCTGTACCATTGTGGTGAAGCATGCCTTGAAGAGTTGCATCCTGGGAGAAAAAGGAGTCTGAGAAAAAGAGTGGCGCTCATGTGGAAGGAGAGTTGAGAAAGGAGGTAGAGACGGATTTTAAGAGAAGAGAGGAAGTAGACGGCAGAAATAGGAAAAaggagggttttttttccaaaaggaggaggagctgGTCAAGGAAAAGATCCCCTCTATTTTTCCTTCAATTCTTTCCATCCGCACCTCGTTCCTCGTTGGTCCCTAACCTCCTGCCAATCCCACTTCCCGTCTCATCGCTTAAACCGGACTAGTTGCAGCCTTGAATAATTTCTATGAGAATGGTGGCGGGTTCACGTAACCATGAAGCTCTCCTCCTGCTCCAACCACCGCTGGTCGTCCtccatctgctgctgctgcatcatAAGCCTCTCCTCCATGAGGGCTTGGCCAGCACACCCCGTGTCCTGCGAGAACAAAAAATCCTTCAATACTTTTATTTCCTCAAATTGAGGATGGTCCTGAAATAGACACCATGTCCCAATTAGTCACGCGTAAAGCTTCTGTTATATTGCGGGGCCTGTGAGAATCTAAAAAGTGACGGCTTTACTATACCTCCATGTTGGCGCTCCACAGCGCTGTATGTTCCGGCTTGTGCTGGTTCCACGAATCAGTCGCAGAGAAGCCGCCTCCTACGCCGTGTGCTGTCGGCTGAATGCGGACACAAAAGTTACAGAGCAAATATTATTCATAATATAAATCaatgcttcaaaaaaaaaacctgcaagaTAGATATTGCAGATGGGTTATTGATGAGCTGGGTTCAAATGTCCCGCTCCTTATATGGGTAGAAGAGCGCAGCGCAAAAGGAAATGCCTGCAGTCTGCTTGGATGACTTGTGAGAGGTAGCTCACCAGTCACTGCTGACATTATTGCAGTGCACTCGGAGGTCATGCCGATTGTGCAATTTTTCTTTTGAACGATTGTATGGATGAGTGTGATTAGTACCTGGTAGTGGTTGTGTTGTGGGCTTGAGAAGTAGCCCTCACTGGAGCGAGGGCTCGGGTAGCCCGGCCGACTCGGCTGAAAACACAAATTGGGTTGAGTTCCGGAATAGAGTTCAAACAATGAAGCTAATCAATAAGACAAGTGTCACCTTTGGTGGCGCCTCATCAGAACCTCCCGAGTCCCAGGAAACTGTGACTTGTCTTCTCATCTCCATCCTCATCCGCTCCTCTTGCTgcaccttctcctcctccagtaTGGTGCTATTGAGCAAATCCCAAATTGATTGGAATCATTCGGTACAGCGAACCCCGCCGCCGCGTGCGCTGTAATCACGATTACCTGAGTTGCGTTTTGAGTTCGGTGAACCGCGGCCGCTTGCTCGGGTCGTACGACCAGCATTTGGTCATGAGGCTGTAAAGGGTGGGCGGGCACTGGGGCGGCATGGCCAGCCGCTCGCCGTTCTCGATGCGACCGATCACGTCGTTGTTCTTCACCCCTTGGAAGGGCTTGATGCCGTACATCAGGATCTCCCACATGCAGACGCCTGCATGCACAAATAATGAGTGAATCAAATAGGACGCCATTTTAGTCCTAAGCAGACAAGCTCACCAAACATCCAGACGTCACTAGCGGAGGTGAATCTTCTGAAGTTGATCGACTCGGGAGCCATCCATTTGATAGGGAGTTTCCCTTTGGAGGCTGAAACGAGGGAGGAAAGTgtctccactagatggcagtaaaGCCCAACTAAAGCATCCATGCTATTTTCTCaagtgacggacggacggacggacgggtgagCTGGTGATGATCATCACCTTTGTAGTACGAGCTGTCCTCCATGTAGCGGGACAGCCCAAAGTCCCCCAGCATCACACAGTCGATTGAAGACACCAACACGTTACGCGCCGCTATGTCCCTGAAGATGCACTTGTCAGTCGCAAATATGGAAAGGGCAGTCACAGGATGACATCTTCTTAAAGCAACTTGACTGACCTGTGGACAAAGCGTTTGCTCTCCAGATACGCCAGCGCAGTGCTGAGCTGGTAGGCAAACAGGATGAGTGTTGCCAAGTCCAGGCTGTACTTCCTCACCTGGAGGAAGGAACGCAGCTATACgcggggagaaaagaaaaaatcatgATGCATTCCAGCCCAGGAATATTGCATGATGTCAACGGACCTCTCCAAGCGTGCACAGCTCCATGATGATCCACACCGGGTTCTCTGTGATCACGCCAATCAGCTTGACGATGTGAGGGTGGTCAAACTGCCGCATGGTCACTGCGGGAGCACGTTTAGCACATTTAACAGAACGAGCGTGAACGAAACTGGATGGCTCGCTTGGCGGCTGCCTTACGCGCTTCTTGCAGGAACTTTTCCCTGACGCTGTCCGAAGTGCAGTTCTTGCACGTCTTGATGGCGACGGCCAACGCTGGCTTGTCCTGCGGAATAACATCTTGACACCCAAGCTCGTTCCTCACACGGTTGGTCGTTGTGTAAACGTACCGGGATGTTGTAGACTCCTTGGTGCACATCTCCAAACTGACCCTCTCCTATGCAGCAACCGAGCTCGATCCGGTCCCTCTGGATCTCGTAGTCCCGtgctaaaacgtttttttttattttacaccaGATTTTCATCCAATTTTTGCACTAGGTAAGACATAAATGTATCgataaaaatgtaattaaacaaAACTGAAACAATTGTCATACCATTTTATGAAATACAAATAAACTGATATGTATCATAATCAATTTAAGAACATGAACATTGGCTATCGTTAACAGTAGTCCAGAAAATCACCCCCTGTTGATTAATTGAATGTCAACAAAAGGAATTTAATTAAACGATCAAAATATTAATAAGGGAGATGATTTGCGGAAAAGAAAATTTCATAAGCAGGCATTAAGAAGTTGGGCAGAATGAGACAGGTAAGTAAagctttgagttttttttttttttttttaccttccacTATTCCATAGGTCACTGCGTTGGCGATGGGTGggtgcagaaagaaaaaaagaagacaggGAGGTGAAAAGCGGGAAAGAGACAAGACAGCTTGGAAAACACGCATCCAAGCGAGTTACAGTCGGCGTACTTGGCGGGGATGACATGTCGCGTACACGCAGGcatgcaaagaaaagatggcagaTTTAAGTTTGCTTTCAAAGAAGAAGTAGAAGCAAGAGAAGGAGAGACTAAACATGCATCACCCTACCCCCCCGTTTGTTGTTTTGGATTACAGGACAACCAAGAGAAGACAGCCAACGGAAATTGTGCACTTACTGGAGGGCATCGTGTACGTGTCCTCTTCGTCCACTATTTCGGCGTAGTCATCGGTCTCTGTAATGAAAAACGAAACACGACTTAAAAAGTTTCCAAACAAAATGCACGTTTTTGAGGAAGTGCGGGAGCTTACTGAAAAAAGTCGCACTGTTTTGATAACTCCTGCCCAAAGCGACACCCATACAGCTtatccttctctctctctctttccttctctctcgctctctagtTACAAACACGCACGACTCGAGACACACACAATTGGCTCGTGTGTCAGCTGAGCTCTTTGACAGCAGCTGGCGTAGCAGTGCGATGGCGGCAGAGAAATTAGGAGAAGGAGGCCAGCAAGAGTTCAAGCGGAGataaacataaataaaagaAGCAGCGGTCTAACAGAGATGTTTGTGAGAATCAAAAACAGAGAGAggcagaaggaggaggaggagaaagaggaggggaaaaaaagaggaggGCAGGATGGACGGAATCCATGCTAACCAGATGGTTGgggtttaaaataaaatcaggcTGCAGACTCAGCTGCTAGCAACACGAGTGGAACATCTGCTGTCCCATTCAGTGGACTCTCTGTGGGAACACCAGGAATCTGTTTCTTAAACTCGAGATTGACTCCAAATATTTGAGCAGCAACAAGCCAGGTGGGAGCTAGCGGGTCCGGCTCAATTAAAACAGTGGAAACCATTACAGTACACACGACTGACCTTCACGTTGTTGTAATTTAATATGAGAGGGTACGAAAATACGAGaggttaaaaaaataag of the Syngnathus typhle isolate RoL2023-S1 ecotype Sweden linkage group LG20, RoL_Styp_1.0, whole genome shotgun sequence genome contains:
- the LOC133144305 gene encoding focal adhesion kinase 1-like isoform X4, translating into MPLEVADLACSLSSPGTSCGVMRVCEAASCLSVLGGDGHCQRLTCVSMATSGCSPFPICWGREYDRHLAAAVSAGKTMATPYVDANLNHALLDGGAESRLSAGGSDRTAAGSVDRVLKVCHHFESNTELSSWSSNIRYGDAADVRGIIQKILDNHKVRWTSCFGLRLSSSGQPRDQVHWLHPDMGVSHVREKYEQARPNEEWRYELRIRYLPKNFLQQFTEDKPTLNYFYHQVKNDYMAQIGDQVEQDVALKLGCLDIRRVYKEMGGNALDKKSNYELLEKDVGLRRFFPKDLLDSVKAKTLRKLIQQTFKQVANLNEEECILKFLEILAPIHRYDKECFKCALGSSWVIQVELAIGPEEGISYLTDKGSTPTHLANFTQVQSIQYSAMEEKDRKGMLQVNVAGAAEPLNVTTASLTMAENLADLIDGYCRLISMETRSLIVRVQKEGERALPSLPKLSNHEKKLEAVKSGVRTISVSEDLSGDETDDYAEIVDEEDTYTMPSMTYGIVEARDYEIQRDRIELGCCIGEGQFGDVHQGVYNIPDKPALAVAIKTCKNCTSDSVREKFLQEALTMRQFDHPHIVKLIGVITENPVWIIMELCTLGELRSFLQVRKYSLDLATLILFAYQLSTALAYLESKRFVHRDIAARNVLVSSIDCVMLGDFGLSRYMEDSSYYKASKGKLPIKWMAPESINFRRFTSASDVWMFGVCMWEILMYGIKPFQGVKNNDVIGRIENGERLAMPPQCPPTLYSLMTKCWSYDPSKRPRFTELKTQLSTILEEEKVQQEERMRMEMRRQVTVSWDSGGSDEAPPKPSRPGYPSPRSSEGYFSSPQHNHYQPTAHGVGGGFSATDSWNQHKPEHTALWSANMEDTGCAGQALMEERLMMQQQQMEDDQRWLEQEESFMKTEPRNSRGSIEREDGTLQAPGGSQHIYQPVGKPEHVAPPKKPPRPGAPAHLSNLSVLGPVDSYNEGVKLQPQEISPPPTANLDRSNDKVYENVTALVKSVIEMSNRIQPAAPEEYVPMVKEVGLALRTLLATVDETIPVLPASTHREIEMAQKLLNSDLAELIAKMKLAQQYVMTSLQKDYKKQMLMAAHALAVDAKNLLDVIDQARLKMITRTH
- the LOC133144305 gene encoding focal adhesion kinase 1-like isoform X10, which translates into the protein MGVALGRSYQNSATFFKTDDYAEIVDEEDTYTMPSMTYGIVEARDYEIQRDRIELGCCIGEGQFGDVHQGVYNIPDKPALAVAIKTCKNCTSDSVREKFLQEALTMRQFDHPHIVKLIGVITENPVWIIMELCTLGELRSFLQVRKYSLDLATLILFAYQLSTALAYLESKRFVHRDIAARNVLVSSIDCVMLGDFGLSRYMEDSSYYKASKGKLPIKWMAPESINFRRFTSASDVWMFGVCMWEILMYGIKPFQGVKNNDVIGRIENGERLAMPPQCPPTLYSLMTKCWSYDPSKRPRFTELKTQLSTILEEEKVQQEERMRMEMRRQVTVSWDSGGSDEAPPKPSRPGYPSPRSSEGYFSSPQHNHYQPTAHGVGGGFSATDSWNQHKPEHTALWSANMEDTGCAGQALMEERLMMQQQQMEDDQRWLEQEESFMKTEPRNSRGSIEREDGTLQAPGGSQHIYQPVGKPEHVAPPKKPPRPGAPAHLSNLSVLGPVDSYNEGVKLQPQEISPPPTANLDRSNDKVYENVTALVKSVIEMSNRIQPAAPEEYVPMVKEVGLALRTLLATVDETIPVLPASTHREIEMAQKLLNSDLAELIAKMKLAQQYVMTSLQKDYKKQMLMAAHALAVDAKNLLDVIDQARLKMITRTH
- the LOC133144305 gene encoding focal adhesion kinase 1-like isoform X9 is translated as MATPYVDANLNHALLDGGAESRLSAGGSDRTAAGSVDRVLKVCHHFESNTELSSWSSNIRYGDAADVRGIIQKILDNHKVRWTSCFGLRLSSSGQPRDQVHWLHPDMGVSHVREKYEQARPNEEWRYELRIRYLPKNFLQQFTEDKPTLNYFYHQVKNDYMAQIGDQVEQDVALKLGCLDIRRVYKEMGGNALDKKSNYELLEKDVGLRRFFPKDLLDSVKAKTLRKLIQQTFKQVANLNEEECILKFLEILAPIHRYDKECFKCALGSSWVIQVELAIGPEEGISYLTDKGSTPTHLANFTQVQSIQYSAMEEKDRKGMLQVNVAGAAEPLNVTTASLTMAENLADLIDGYCRLISMETRSLIVRVQKEGERALPSLPKLSNHEKKLEAVKSGVRTISVSDPMASTPPKPAKARRFLLPFVFCSDSPPNETDDYAEIVDEEDTYTMPSMTYGIVEARDYEIQRDRIELGCCIGEGQFGDVHQGVYNIPDKPALAVAIKTCKNCTSDSVREKFLQEALTMRQFDHPHIVKLIGVITENPVWIIMELCTLGELRSFLQVRKYSLDLATLILFAYQLSTALAYLESKRFVHRDIAARNVLVSSIDCVMLGDFGLSRYMEDSSYYKASKGKLPIKWMAPESINFRRFTSASDVWMFGVCMWEILMYGIKPFQGVKNNDVIGRIENGERLAMPPQCPPTLYSLMTKCWSYDPSKRPRFTELKTQLSTILEEEKVQQEERMRMEMRRQVTVSWDSGGSDEAPPKPSRPGYPSPRSSEGYFSSPQHNHYQPTAHGVGGGFSATDSWNQHKPEHTALWSANMEDTGCAGQALMEERLMMQQQQMEDDQRWLEQEESFMKTEPRNSRGSIEREDGTLQAPGGSQHIYQPVGKPEHVAPPKKPPRPGAPAHLSNLSVLGPVDSYNEGVKLQPQEISPPPTANLDRSNDKVYENVTALVKSVIEMSNRIQPAAPEEYVPMVKEVGLALRTLLATVDETIPVLPASTHREIEMAQKLLNSDLAELIAKMKLAQQYVMTSLQKDYKKQMLMAAHALAVDAKNLLDVIDQARLKMITRTH
- the LOC133144305 gene encoding focal adhesion kinase 1-like isoform X5; amino-acid sequence: MPLEVADLACSLSSPGTSCGVMRVCEAASCLSVLGGDGHCQRLTCVSMATSGCSPFPICWGREYDRHLAAAVSAGKTMATPYVDANLNHALLDGGAESRLSAGGSDRTAAGSVDRVLKVCHHFESNTELSSWSSNIRYGDAADVRGIIQKILDNHKVRWTSCFGLRLSSSGQPRDQVHWLHPDMGVSHVREKYEQARPNEEWRYELRIRYLPKNFLQQFTEDKPTLNYFYHQVKNDYMAQIGDQVEQDVALKLGCLDIRRVYKEMGGNALDKKSNYELLEKDVGLRRFFPKDLLDSVKAKTLRKLIQQTFKQVANLNEEECILKFLEILAPIHRYDKECFKCALGSSWVIQVELAIGPEEGISYLTDKGSTPTHLANFTQVQSIQYSAMEEKDRKGMLQVNVAGAAEPLNVTTASLTMAENLADLIDGYCRLISMETRSLIVRVQKEGERALPSLPKLSNHEKKLEAVKSGVRTISVSETDDYAEIVDEEDTYTMPSMTYGIVEARDYEIQRDRIELGCCIGEGQFGDVHQGVYNIPDKPALAVAIKTCKNCTSDSVREKFLQEALTMRQFDHPHIVKLIGVITENPVWIIMELCTLGELRSFLQVRKYSLDLATLILFAYQLSTALAYLESKRFVHRDIAARNVLVSSIDCVMLGDFGLSRYMEDSSYYKASKGKLPIKWMAPESINFRRFTSASDVWMFGVCMWEILMYGIKPFQGVKNNDVIGRIENGERLAMPPQCPPTLYSLMTKCWSYDPSKRPRFTELKTQLSTILEEEKVQQEERMRMEMRRQVTVSWDSGGSDEAPPKPSRPGYPSPRSSEGYFSSPQHNHYQPTAHGVGGGFSATDSWNQHKPEHTALWSANMEDTGCAGQALMEERLMMQQQQMEDDQRWLEQEESFMKTEPRNSRGSIEREDGTLQAPGGSQHIYQPVGKPEHVAPPKKPPRPGAPAHLSNLSVLGPVDSYNEGVKLQPQEISPPPTANLDRSNDKVYENVTALVKSVIEMSNRIQPAAPEEYVPMVKEVGLALRTLLATVDETIPVLPASTHREIEMAQKLLNSDLAELIAKMKLAQQYVMTSLQKDYKKQMLMAAHALAVDAKNLLDVIDQARLKMITRTH